In the Kaistella sp. 97-N-M2 genome, one interval contains:
- a CDS encoding cytochrome P450, producing the protein MYNYPPKVSEKNIWKTLLKLNSNPIAIISKNFQDLGETYTLNSFLVKKRFVFSRDPDLFDYVLRKNQKNYEKSAIQTHVLGKYLGKGLLTNTGKSWLKQRRLVQPNFSTKNIELLRQTMIDEINAILESQLKDETIDLYRMTNSLTFNIIAKTLFGNSIDYTQILRISDSITEIQKMFIKEVRKPFLMSWYKISGQLKKHLQLSEEMRAVFREIILKRQNETGEFNDILQNLLNSRYEDSSEPMAMEQLIDEIIILFVAGHETSANALAFTLFLIENDEHEKHLLIKEIDNLGEDFLALKTLFGNSKTMTIIKESLRLYPPAWIIDRVALEDDSFKDFSWEKGTIVEFLMYDMHRNSAYWEQPDSFLPERFLEEDIKNKPYFPFGNGARYCIGEHFAYMEMILFLRLFYKKYDLELETKEMKTIALITLRPVELRGKIITNLHH; encoded by the coding sequence GTGTACAACTATCCCCCAAAGGTCAGCGAGAAAAATATCTGGAAAACCCTGCTGAAGTTGAACAGCAATCCGATCGCTATTATTTCGAAGAATTTTCAGGACTTGGGAGAAACGTATACCTTGAATTCTTTTTTGGTGAAAAAGCGTTTTGTCTTTAGCCGCGATCCCGACCTGTTTGATTATGTGTTGCGGAAGAACCAAAAGAATTATGAGAAATCTGCCATTCAAACCCATGTTTTAGGGAAATATCTGGGCAAAGGTTTACTGACGAATACGGGCAAAAGCTGGCTGAAACAACGCCGCCTCGTGCAGCCCAATTTCAGCACCAAAAATATTGAACTGCTGCGTCAAACCATGATCGATGAGATCAACGCCATCCTGGAAAGTCAGCTAAAAGACGAAACCATCGATCTTTATAGGATGACCAACAGTCTCACTTTTAATATCATCGCCAAAACTTTATTTGGTAATTCCATCGACTATACGCAGATCCTGAGGATTTCAGATTCTATCACGGAAATTCAGAAAATGTTCATCAAAGAAGTGCGAAAACCATTCTTGATGTCCTGGTATAAAATTTCGGGACAGCTGAAAAAACACCTCCAACTGTCCGAGGAAATGCGCGCGGTTTTCCGCGAAATTATTCTGAAAAGACAAAATGAAACGGGTGAATTTAATGACATCCTGCAAAATCTTTTGAACAGCAGATACGAAGACAGCAGCGAACCCATGGCGATGGAACAGTTGATCGACGAGATCATTATCCTTTTCGTGGCCGGACATGAAACTTCGGCGAATGCGTTGGCTTTCACCCTCTTTTTAATCGAAAATGATGAGCACGAAAAGCACTTGCTCATAAAGGAAATCGATAATCTCGGCGAAGATTTTTTAGCCTTAAAAACTTTGTTTGGAAATTCAAAAACAATGACCATCATCAAAGAATCTTTGCGTTTGTATCCGCCCGCGTGGATCATTGACCGCGTGGCTTTGGAAGATGATTCTTTCAAAGACTTCTCCTGGGAAAAAGGCACGATCGTAGAATTTTTGATGTATGATATGCACAGAAACTCTGCTTATTGGGAGCAACCCGACTCTTTTCTGCCCGAAAGATTTTTGGAGGAAGATATTAAGAATAAACCTTACTTTCCCTTTGGTAATGGCGCAAGATACTGCATCGGCGAACATTTTGCCTACATGGAGATGATTCTTTTCCTGAGGTTATTTTATAAAAAATACGATCTGGAACTGGAGACGAAAGAAATGAAAACCATCGCGCTGATTACTTTACGACCAGTTGAACTCCGCGGGAAAATCATCACCAACCTGCACCATTAA